GCCGTCGACGTCCCCGACCACGGCTGGCCCGTGCTCTACCTGCTCCACGGGCTCAGTGACGACCACACGGCCTGGGTCCGGTACACCAGCATCGAGCGCTACGCGACGGCTGCCGGCCTCGCCGTCGTCATGCCCGCGGCCGGGCGCAGCTTCTACGCCGACGAGGCCCACGGCCACCGGTACTGGACATGGATCTCCGCAGAGCTTCCGCAACGGGTCGGCGAGATGTTCCGGCTCTCGGCGCGGCCCGGCGACACCTACGTCGCGGGCCTGTCGATGGGCGGCTACGGCGCGCTCAAGCTCGCCCTGACCCATCCCGAGCGGTACGCCGGCGCCGCCAGCCTGTCGGGCGCCGTGGACGTCCGCAGCCTCACGGAGCGGCCGGAGCGCCGCGAGCTCCTCACCCGGGTCTTCGACGGCACCGTCGGGGCGGACGACGACATCTTCGAGCTGCTCGACCGCGCCGACGTGTCGACGGTGCCGCCCCTCTACCTGGGCTGCGGCACCGAGGAGGTGGAGCTGCTCGCCGCCAACACCCGCCTGGCCACGGCGGCCCGCGACGCCGGGATCGAGGTCACGACCGACTTCCGACCGGGTGTCCACGAGTGGGGCCTGTGGGACGCGACCATCCGCGACGTCATCGCGTGGCTGCCCCGCGGGTGACTACCCTCGGGGCATGAAGCGCGCGCTGATCGTCGTCGACGTCCAGAACGACTTCTGCGAGGGGGGCTCGCTGGCGGTGAAGGGCGGCGCCCGGGTGGCCAGCGACATCGCCGAGCTGCTCCACCACTGGAGCAGCCGCGACCCGAAGGCCCCGGACTACGCCCA
The genomic region above belongs to Nocardioides coralli and contains:
- a CDS encoding alpha/beta hydrolase translates to MALLTADLFSEALEVGTSITVVLPQSTQTQIGVAAVDVPDHGWPVLYLLHGLSDDHTAWVRYTSIERYATAAGLAVVMPAAGRSFYADEAHGHRYWTWISAELPQRVGEMFRLSARPGDTYVAGLSMGGYGALKLALTHPERYAGAASLSGAVDVRSLTERPERRELLTRVFDGTVGADDDIFELLDRADVSTVPPLYLGCGTEEVELLAANTRLATAARDAGIEVTTDFRPGVHEWGLWDATIRDVIAWLPRG